The proteins below are encoded in one region of Tessaracoccus aquimaris:
- a CDS encoding M20 family metallopeptidase, with protein MDVLDLTAQLVAIDSQNPGAGEAEIAAFVQDWATTRGFDATRLEFEAGRPNVLITADLGNGPHLGLTGHLDTKPIGDAISQWATPPLTLTVDGDTAYGLGATDMKGAVAAMLIALERFTAAPSGGLGKVSVILTADEEQGSDAGAQSLIGSSDWARPDALVIGEPSGIDDPWEAMFLVSRGICCFEIDIETTQGHSGLSPRLGRNAMLVAADVLRAFEAFDPPVARPGRTPAVATVNPGMLISGGVCFGVWPGRCTVGVEIRTVPGMMRDEVRAAVADLVERTVGGQGRATIRYAEGSLGWMPATEIDPEHPAVTAASAAARAVLGRRLPFAAYPGGTDAAYFMGEAAIPTVVSLGPGWLSVAHGANEKVGVGHLDDATRLYEHLLREYRHDLE; from the coding sequence ATGGACGTCCTCGACCTCACCGCTCAACTCGTCGCCATCGATTCGCAGAACCCGGGCGCGGGAGAGGCGGAGATCGCAGCCTTCGTCCAGGACTGGGCGACCACCCGGGGCTTCGACGCCACCCGCCTGGAGTTCGAGGCCGGACGGCCGAACGTGCTGATCACCGCCGACCTGGGCAACGGGCCCCACCTCGGGCTCACCGGCCACCTCGACACCAAGCCGATCGGCGATGCGATCAGCCAGTGGGCGACGCCCCCGCTGACCCTCACCGTGGACGGCGACACCGCATACGGGCTCGGTGCGACCGACATGAAGGGCGCCGTCGCGGCCATGCTGATCGCGTTGGAGCGGTTCACCGCCGCGCCCTCCGGGGGGCTCGGCAAGGTGTCGGTGATCCTCACGGCCGACGAGGAGCAGGGCTCCGACGCGGGCGCGCAGTCCCTGATCGGGTCGTCCGACTGGGCGCGACCCGACGCCCTGGTGATCGGGGAGCCCAGCGGCATCGACGACCCGTGGGAGGCGATGTTCCTCGTCTCGCGCGGGATCTGCTGCTTCGAGATCGACATCGAGACGACGCAGGGGCACTCTGGGCTCTCACCCCGACTCGGCCGCAACGCGATGCTGGTGGCCGCGGACGTGCTGCGCGCGTTCGAGGCATTCGACCCTCCGGTCGCCCGGCCCGGCAGGACGCCCGCGGTCGCCACCGTCAACCCGGGGATGCTGATCTCCGGCGGCGTCTGCTTCGGCGTCTGGCCGGGTCGCTGCACCGTCGGCGTCGAGATCCGCACAGTGCCTGGCATGATGCGCGACGAGGTCCGCGCGGCCGTCGCCGACCTCGTCGAGCGCACCGTCGGCGGGCAGGGGCGGGCCACCATCCGGTACGCCGAGGGGTCGCTCGGCTGGATGCCTGCCACGGAGATCGACCCGGAGCATCCGGCGGTGACGGCGGCCTCCGCGGCCGCGCGGGCGGTGCTCGGCAGGCGACTCCCGTTCGCCGCCTACCCCGGTGGAACGGACGCGGCCTACTTCATGGGCGAGGCCGCCATCCCGACGGTGGTGAGCCTCGGACCCGGCTGGCTGAGCGTCGCGCACGGCGCCAACGAGAAGGTCGGCGTCGGCCACCTGGACGACGCGACCCGTCTGTACGAGCACCTGCTGCGCGAGTATCGCCACGATCTAGAGTGA
- a CDS encoding GntR family transcriptional regulator, giving the protein MIAPKYQRIATTLRKRYRASPEGERLPSERTLAAEFDVSLMTVRQALNLLQDDGLVLRVLGKGTFVRHGVIAKGNSLTSFTEEMRVKGLEPSTRLLGVEFVRPDDDAVRALQLSRNERVLWMERLRLADGEPICVEVSQIPERLADGLIEAGERSLHEALAANDARPMTAERRIRATLASDREARILRVPPQDAILNIRHLFADGKGRLVQLADSSYRADRYQVLGTINRPTP; this is encoded by the coding sequence GTGATCGCACCCAAGTACCAGCGGATAGCAACGACGCTCCGCAAGAGATACCGGGCCTCGCCGGAGGGCGAGCGGCTGCCATCGGAACGCACCCTCGCTGCGGAGTTCGACGTCAGCCTCATGACCGTCAGGCAGGCGCTGAACCTGCTCCAGGACGACGGCCTGGTGCTCCGCGTGCTGGGAAAGGGCACCTTCGTGCGGCACGGCGTGATCGCGAAGGGAAACTCGCTGACCTCCTTCACGGAGGAGATGCGGGTCAAGGGCCTCGAGCCGAGCACCCGCCTGCTCGGGGTCGAGTTCGTGCGACCGGACGACGACGCGGTCCGCGCGCTGCAACTCTCGCGGAACGAGCGGGTGTTGTGGATGGAGAGACTGCGACTGGCCGACGGCGAGCCGATCTGCGTGGAGGTGTCCCAGATCCCCGAGCGCCTCGCCGACGGGCTCATCGAGGCGGGCGAGCGCTCGCTGCACGAGGCGCTTGCCGCCAACGACGCACGACCCATGACCGCGGAGCGCCGGATCAGGGCGACGCTCGCCAGCGACCGCGAGGCGCGGATCCTCCGCGTCCCCCCGCAGGACGCGATCCTCAACATCCGCCACCTCTTCGCCGACGGCAAGGGCCGCCTCGTGCAACTGGCCGACTCCTCCTACCGCGCCGACCGCTATCAGGTCCTCGGCACCATCAACCGGCCAACGCCGTGA
- a CDS encoding Gfo/Idh/MocA family protein gives MGLRVVIAGAGRFGTLHARVWREGGAEIVGVVDLDPERAATLAAGAVSGDDLAGLLARVPADAVVVATDEPSHAPLALQALAAGCHVLVEKPFAVSAAEAAGLASAAEDASREIVAGHISRFAAPYRQLRTSIADGRVGDLWSLRLRRDFSREWYASFGGRVDPVWESCIHDLDIAISILRQPARRVYAARSAAAGSAAPSVASALIEFTGGVLVTVETAWTIPPGAPQTESGALELPGAIVAEAEAHGSAGVARQRLLSDGFTLWNDASWSPNPFLWPLVDGRVGGAIRAEVDYATDVFAGRRPNDLMPMWEAVWGIDLAEAMTASLATGAPVDLN, from the coding sequence ATGGGGCTGCGGGTGGTGATCGCCGGGGCTGGGCGGTTCGGGACCTTGCACGCGCGGGTGTGGCGAGAGGGAGGGGCCGAGATCGTCGGGGTGGTTGACCTCGACCCCGAGCGTGCCGCGACCCTCGCGGCCGGGGCCGTCTCCGGCGACGACCTGGCGGGCCTGCTTGCGCGGGTGCCAGCCGACGCCGTCGTGGTCGCGACCGACGAGCCATCGCACGCCCCGCTCGCGCTCCAGGCGCTCGCCGCCGGCTGCCACGTCCTCGTCGAGAAGCCATTCGCCGTCAGCGCAGCAGAGGCCGCAGGCCTTGCCTCCGCAGCGGAGGACGCCAGCCGCGAGATCGTGGCGGGCCACATCTCCCGTTTCGCCGCCCCGTACCGGCAACTGCGGACCTCGATCGCCGACGGCCGGGTGGGCGACCTGTGGTCGCTGCGACTGCGCCGCGACTTCTCCCGCGAGTGGTACGCGTCCTTCGGCGGCAGGGTCGATCCGGTGTGGGAGTCGTGCATCCACGACCTCGACATCGCCATCTCGATCCTCAGGCAGCCTGCGCGGCGCGTCTACGCCGCCCGTAGCGCCGCCGCCGGATCGGCGGCACCCTCGGTCGCGAGCGCCCTGATCGAGTTCACCGGGGGCGTCCTCGTCACCGTCGAGACGGCCTGGACCATCCCGCCGGGCGCACCCCAGACCGAGTCCGGGGCCCTCGAACTGCCCGGTGCGATCGTCGCCGAGGCCGAGGCGCACGGGTCGGCCGGGGTCGCCCGGCAACGGCTGCTGAGCGACGGCTTCACGCTGTGGAACGACGCCTCCTGGTCGCCCAACCCGTTCCTGTGGCCGCTCGTCGACGGCCGGGTCGGCGGGGCGATCCGCGCCGAGGTCGACTACGCGACCGACGTGTTCGCGGGCCGCCGCCCGAACGACCTGATGCCGATGTGGGAGGCCGTGTGGGGCATCGACCTCGCGGAGGCGATGACCGCCTCGCTGGCCACCGGCGCCCCCGTCGACCTCAACTGA
- a CDS encoding MBL fold metallo-hydrolase, which translates to MTAVRLTPTVWQVGGADGPAATDGYDANLYLVWDGRCGMLIDAGTGRGARRWLDNIVEVTGDLRAVEAVLITHYHADHAGGAQRAAGALFSVLGSERTVAALLAADEEATSLARARRAGVYPDDYRLVACPSARAVHGPVGVGSLLFDVRPAPGHCDGHIVVELHEPGGVSLFTGDVVFPGGTVSVQPLPDCRLSDYADTVARLAERPVDAIFPGHGPVELDADRCRASLRSAADAFGRLRLPPNFIS; encoded by the coding sequence GTGACCGCCGTCCGCCTCACCCCCACCGTCTGGCAGGTCGGCGGCGCCGACGGCCCCGCCGCCACCGACGGGTACGACGCCAACCTCTACCTCGTCTGGGACGGTAGGTGCGGGATGCTGATCGACGCGGGCACGGGACGCGGGGCGAGGCGTTGGCTCGACAACATCGTCGAGGTGACCGGAGACCTCCGCGCGGTCGAGGCGGTGCTCATCACGCACTACCACGCCGACCACGCCGGAGGGGCTCAGCGGGCGGCAGGCGCACTGTTCTCCGTGCTCGGCAGCGAGCGCACCGTCGCCGCCCTGCTTGCCGCCGACGAGGAGGCGACATCACTGGCGAGGGCGCGTCGGGCGGGCGTCTACCCGGACGACTACCGCCTCGTCGCCTGCCCGTCGGCGCGCGCGGTGCACGGCCCTGTCGGCGTCGGCTCATTGCTGTTCGACGTGCGGCCCGCGCCCGGCCACTGCGACGGGCACATCGTCGTCGAGTTGCACGAACCGGGCGGGGTGTCGCTGTTCACCGGCGACGTGGTGTTCCCCGGCGGCACCGTCAGCGTCCAACCGCTGCCCGACTGCAGGCTGAGCGACTACGCCGACACCGTCGCCCGACTCGCCGAGCGCCCAGTCGACGCGATCTTCCCGGGGCACGGTCCCGTCGAACTGGATGCGGACCGCTGCCGCGCGTCGCTGCGGTCGGCCGCGGACGCCTTCGGCCGACTGCGCCTTCCCCCGAACTTCATCAGTTGA